Proteins co-encoded in one Rattus rattus isolate New Zealand chromosome 5, Rrattus_CSIRO_v1, whole genome shotgun sequence genomic window:
- the Crls1 gene encoding LOW QUALITY PROTEIN: cardiolipin synthase (CMP-forming) (The sequence of the model RefSeq protein was modified relative to this genomic sequence to represent the inferred CDS: deleted 1 base in 1 codon) has product MLAWRVARGAWGPLRVAVRPPGARARQGRSRRALLPPAACCLGCLAERWRLRPAAFALRLPGASPRTHCSGAGKAAPEPAAGGDAAAQAPSARWVRASATSSYENPWTIPNLLSMTRIGLAPVLGYLILEEDFNVALGVFALAGLTDLLDGFIARNWANQKSALGSALDPLADKVLISILYISLTYADLIPVPLTYMIISRDVMLIAAVFYVRYRTLPTPRTLAKYFNPCYATARLKPTFISKVNTAVQLILVAASLAAPVFNYADSIYLQILWCCTAFTTAASAYSYYHYGRKTVQVIKGK; this is encoded by the exons ATGCTGGCTTGGCGCGTGGCACGCGGCGCGTGGGGGCCCCTTCGCGTGGCCGTCCGGCCTCCGGGGGCGCGGGCTCGGCAGGGGCGG TCCCGCAGGGCCCTGCTGCCACCCGCGGCCTGCTGCCTGGGCTGCCTGGCGGAGCGCTGGCGGCTGCGTCCGGCCGCGTTCGCCTTGCGGCTGCCAGGCGCCAGCCCGCGGACCCACTGCTCCGGCGCCGGGAAGGCAGCCCCGGAGCCCGCAGCCGGAGGAGATGCCGCTGCGCAGGCCCCTAGTGCCCGGTGGGTCCGGGCGAGCGCAACCAGCTCG TATGAAAATCCATGGACAATCCCAAATTTGTTGTCAATGACAAGAATTGGCCTGGCCCCGGTGTTGGGCTATCTGATTCTTGAAGAAGACTTTAATGTTGCACTGGGTGTTTTTGCTTTAGCTGGGCTAACGGATTTG TTGGATGGATTTATTGCTCGAAACTGGGCCAATCAAAAATCAGCTTTGGGAAGTGCTCTTGATCCACTTGCTGATAAGGTTCTTATCAGCATCTTATATATTAGCTTGACCTATGCAGATCTTATTCCAG TCCCACTCACTTACATGATAATTTCAAGAGATGTAATGTTGATCGCTGCTGTGTTTTATGTCAGATACCGAACTCTGCCAACACCG cGAACACTAGCTAAGTACTTCAATCCTTGCTATGCCACTGCTAGGTTAAAACCAACATTCATCAGCAAG GTCAATACAGCAGTCCAGTTAATTTTGGTGGCAGCTTCTCTGGCAGCTCCAGTTTTCAATTATGCTGACAGCATTTATCTTCAGATACTATG GTGTTGTACAGCATTCACTACAGCTGCGTCCGCATACAGTTATTATCACTATGGTCGGAAAACTGTTCAGGTGATAAAGGGCAAATGA